The Glycine soja cultivar W05 chromosome 4, ASM419377v2, whole genome shotgun sequence genomic sequence tcaaacgatttttatttattccaaAAGAAACATGATTCGGGAGATTCTTAGTTCCCCATAATCATGATTTCCTTGGAAAAAAATTTCTCCTTCCAAATGTTCCTTTAAAGATCCTAATCTGTTGAATTAAAAACTCCGAATTCTTATTTTCTACAAAAACTTGCATGAGAATGTGGGCTCATTGAACTAAAGTTAAACCAAACAGAGACCAAGGCAATGAGCAACAACCGGTGTAAGTGACACCTCACATGAGAGAGTAGAGCAGGGAAATAAAACCCACCCAAcccaacacaacacaacacacccGGGTACAACACTACGCCTAGTTTGGTCTTGGGTGGGACAACAAAGCGCAAAGAAAAACGCGGTTTTTGTTCCTCCTGCTCTCTCTGACTCTGTCTCGGTGCAGCAAAAACCTTCCTTCTTCATCAATTCCACGAACTCAAACAACAAATAATTCattctttcaaatttcaattctaacatagaaataagaataaaaatgggttgtttcgcCAGCAAAAACGCTGACACCAAGGCCAGTAGGGCTGCGCGTTGGCGATCCACGGGCATTGTTGCTTTGCGCGATTCCAAATTAaaggcaatttttttattatttctctctctctctctctctctctctcatgttCTTCTtcgattttatttatttaaaatataaccgATTGTATTATCgttaaatttttcttcttcttcttcttcttcttttccttttcttcgtCTGTGTTACACTCTTGAGTCTTGGCCTTTGTTTTGCAGTATTTACTAAATTGcaatggtttttctttttcttttgttttaatagttttttcgTTGGTTGAGATGATTGATGCATGTGGCATGATGGGGTGTTAACCGTGTCACGTGTTAAACCTTGAAAGTGTGTTGATATTATTCTGGTGGCAGAAAAGATAAAAGCTTATGCTCTTGTCGTCTAAAGTTAATGACACCTAGGTCACTGCTTATAgtattttcttcctctttatGTGTGTAGTTTAAGCTTGGTATGTGTTTATAGCATTGGAAccttaattaatgtttaattttctGTAAGCTATTATGTGTACTAGTTCGGTAGTGTTAGATAGAAGACTTTAATAGGATAATCtgtttttcttgtttgaatTATGTTATTTACATATTGAAACTATTTTAGGGTGATTTCTGGGTCTGATTCGATTTTTCTGAAAAGTTGTTTATACTGTTATGTGATACTTACAAGACCTATGTTCAAAACATTTGATGAAGTCTGTggcttttattgaaaatttgaaatttttgttgttatgcAGATAGACACAATttgctttatttctttctttttttgtgtatttgtATTTGTGTTGCTTGCCCGTGTGTGCTTTTGTGAAACACACTTACATACCTTGGAGTCCCTTTTGCTAACAGACGTTTCCGGATGAAATTCTTGAGTTAGACACATCTGTTCGCACTCTTGACTTGACGCATAATCGGATAGGTAAGTGGTTTttgcattctttctttttctttttcttacatTTTGGTTAAGATGTCATTGCTCTGAAGTGGATATACTAATGGTGACCAGGAACAGAAGTGCCTTTCCTCTAaaggattattattttattgctaACAATTCATTTTCTCGACTTCAGTTGACATTCCGGTGGAAATcagcaaattaattaatgtacagCGCCTGGTAAGGACCAACTATTACTCTGCCTTTGGGACGGTATCTTCTATTGAGCATTTACTGTCAACTTTTTTGGACTGAGACATTGATTATGGATTTTATCTGATGCTGTTGCATTGTGAAGGGTCGGTAAATTAAATTAGCTGCAATAGATTTTGGCATGAAATTAGTGGCCCTCTTTTGTTAATATCAGTATTCCAGCTAATAATTGTTGCCTTGAGTACGTTTCGTTGAATTTGTGCAgttcaataatataattattcttgGTCAGTTTCTTTTAAAGGCTTTAGCTAAGTACCTACAAAtgacatgtttaaattttaaagggtAGTTATACTCCATGCTTCATTTTCAGATATATGTACTATTTCTTGTTAGCTTGAGTTTCAGTGAAACTACCATCTTATATTCCTATAATCTACAAGCTGGTGATAGAAGGCTTTCAATCCTCTCAAAATAATTGCCACAAAAGTAAAAGAATGGAACAGTCTAGTGCTTGCTAGTAACAAAACCTACAAGCAATTAAACACTATAGTTGTCTCCTTACTTGGTATTGGTATTTGGTACACTTTTATCCAAGTTGCCATACATGTCTGTTTTACACCATTCATTGAACTTATATACTAAAGGAACAAATAGAAGTTATGAAGCCCAGGCCTGACTGAAGTTTGGTTGTATTCCCTCCTTGAACCCTGTCATATTGTTGTTTTTCCTTTACAGTTACTCATTGATTCTTGTAGAATCATTAGATTGAgtttatatattcattttgaaACTCATGCTTTTTGGAACAATAAGACTGTGCtacctttaatttatttatttttgccatGGTAGTGTTTTGGTAGTGGTTGCTTTGAAGTTCTTCAAAGAGCTATAATTATGTAACATCAAAGATTGATTATGACTGCTATTTAATATGGAAGTTGTATTGATGTTACAGATATTAGCGGAGAACCTCATTGAGAGACTGCCAGTGAATTTGGGGAAACTCCAATCTCTGAAACTGATGAACCTGGATGGAAATCGAATTACTTCCTTGCCTGATGaatgtaattttcttctttaatcCTATAGGTCactatttaaaagaaatattattatcttatttgcTTACGTGATATGTATCTAGTGgaattttttctgttttttgtaATAGCTGACAGTGTATTATTTCTCTAGTGGGCCAGTTAGTAAGGCTGGAACGCATATCCATCTCAGGGAATTTGTTAACATCCTTGCCAGCAACCATTGGAAGTTTGAGAAATGTAAGTAATTAAATTATCCTTTGACTTCTCTATGGCTTCTATGATTTGGAATTTCATGCTTAATGCATTATATTAGATATAACTATGAGTATCATTGCTTCATGATCATGGAATTTTGAAAACCATGCGATTATCCTTTTATGTTCCAACATTTCAAAAAGGTAGCTGTCTCCATGTCATATATGTGTAAGACATGATGTAACATTACTTGTTATAATGAGacactttatattttattatactgTCTGTTGTGGCCCATTTATGTCTAACTGTTCCTGCTTTTAGAAAATTACAGTTTTGCTGTTGACATTACTTAACTTCTAAACCATAAAGAATCTTAATAAATGAACAGAAAGTTCCcttatattgttttttagtaTGAAATGCTTACCGTTTTCTTATAACTTTAGAGTCTAATACATTGTTTGATGATGCAGCTGGTGCTtttaaatgtgtcaaataacaAGTTACAGTCTCTTCCAGAATCTGTTGGGAGTTGCTTCTCTTTGGAAGAATTACAAGCTAATGGTatgttttttattaacataaaaaGTTCATGTATGCATTGCATGAGCATGGTAATGCATGTTTTTTCATATTTGTGTGTACGTGTATGTTTTCCTTGCGTCCGAATTCATATTCACGTGTGTGTGTTTGCTAAACTGGATTTTGTTGATTGTTAGCCTGATGAGGAGGATCCGCCTTCATgctatctttctttctcttcaacagaagtttttgttttagggtttagggttctCAATACTAGAttgcttcttgaagtttgaGATCACTTTTCTTATCTTACATCTTATCTTTAAGTTGAAGCTTAAGTGTTTGGATTGCCTTGTGCTTTGTAGTCTGTGCATGTTTTTTTAGGTATTTTTGAGGAATGGATGCTTTTGTTAAAAGCTCTCTCTCAGGAAGCTGACAAAAAAAGCTCCCCCTCTCCCCTCCAAAAACAGTTAATCCAAACATGCCTTGGTCtggtttaatttaatcaaaagtcACTATTTGGTTATATGTGGTTATTATTTGAGGATATGCCAATATTTCAGTTTGAAGACTGACTGTGGTGATATACACATCATAAGATCTTTGGAACAATTTGCACCATCTTTCTTTCTATTTGTCTTTATGTTGTATTTGACTGAAGCTAATTCCAACCATTTTGTGAACATTGCAGATAATCTTATTGAAGATCTTCCCTCTTTGGTGTGCAATCTTTCTCACTTGAAGTCACTTTGCTTGGATAACAATAATGTGAAGCAGGTagtattttgtgatttttaaaccTAGTTTATGAAGTGCCggattttagttttttctcgtaccccattgccaagaggctcttcgctatgcgaaggtatgggggagggatgttgtacgcagccttacccttgcatatgcaaagaggctgtttccagaTTCGAAAGTGAATGCACTTTATTATTTTCCTATTCTcttatgttaatttatttattttgtgaatgtGTTAAATTTTTCCATTATGTTCTAAAATTTAGTTATGGACATCTTCTAACTTCTAAGGACTATCCAACTGTGGTGTAAAACCACAGAATGGCCGAATGTTGATTGCTTATGTGTTTCTTCACTAGAAATTTGATGCTACCCATCCTAATTCTATATGAATTAGGAAGCAGTACTTCAGTCCTTGAAAATTTTTTGAAGCATTAGCAAAACAGGCGAGAAATTTGGCCTGATTATATCAGGTTACTAAGTTCAGCTACCTGAATTCATCTGATGCAACTTGTAACATCTCTACctttaaattaacaaaatgatTTTAACGAATATATCCAAAgagacaaattaaaaaaatgacaagagaaaataaaatttatggggAGCTGTATAGGATTAGGCTTCATATGTATAGGAGAACTCTGAAAAGTTCAATTTAATGAAAGCGGCCATTTTATTCACAGATCTCTCTCATTAAATTGAACTCTTCACAAAGTTTTCAGATTGTATAAATATATGACAACTCTGAAGTGTTCAATTTAATGAAAGCAATCATTTTATTCACagatctctctctttctttaacTTCAATTCCTCAATTTTTCTTGAGTTTCTACTTGGTATCATGAGATTGCTGTTTGATCAATGGCCTTGCATGCAAATCCATTCCATAATTTGACCAATCCTTACACCTCTTCATCTCCAGTGAGCACTCCAATAAACTTCTCACAGTTAACTTCTTAAAATTGGACGAGAAAAAAATTCCTGTTATGGAAGCAAGTGCAGCAGCTTGAAGCAGCGATTTAAGGACATTGAGTCCATTGCTATGTTGTTAATCCAGATATTCCAGATTGACATCACTCCTaagaaggccatgattgtagtACTGTCAATGAAGATTATATATACTGAGAGCAGCAAGATCATTTGCTGTTTTCATGGTTCCTCTCATCATTGTCAGCagctcttgtttcttgtgtaGGTTGCATTCATTCTTGGCAGCTGTGGGATGAAATTCATGATGCCAAGTGGTATATTAAAGCCCTAATTGATTCCTTGCTGTCTATTGGTATTAGACCTCCAGTGTTGCAACAAGAAACTAGGATATACTAGgctaaattttttatgtttgtgttGATATACGAGCAAACTGATCTTTATCTGGAAGGATTGAAAAAAAGGGAGCCTAGAGGGGCTATGTGTGCAAATTTAACATGGTGGATATTTTAGGACCTTCATCTGTGTTGCAAATATGTTGGACTCAAGAAATAAACAGAGTTctgaataaattatataaataatctagTTTCTAGGCCACATTTGAATACAATCATCAACAAACACCGGGTTTCTTATAATGTGGgtttgggcctaactcaaccccccCAAAAACTAGCTCATAGGGTGTGAGGGTTGcccccacttatatactctatcttggGACTATCTCTAGCCAATGTGGGACTTGGATTTTTTCCAATATAGCCCCTCATGCCTAGTACTTTTGGGCTTGGTGCGCGGATAATATGGTGGGTGACCCTTTTAATGGATCTAGGATAGATTCTgatatcatcttagaatgtgggtttaggcctaactcaaccccaaaagctagcttaTGGGGTGAGAGTTGTCccccacttatatattctatcttTACCTTGTCTCTAGCCAATGTGGGACTTGGGGGTTTTACTCCAATAGGGTTTCCCCTATCATGGAGTTTCCTCCTTCAAAACACCAGAAATAGCAACCTGACACATTAATTGTCTTCTACAAGTCTGTCAcacaatctatatatataaccatCTAATCCTAAACTATTATTGAAATAACTGCCTAATAAACTTCCTAATAACAATTTTAACCACCTGATTCAGAGCTTGGCCTATCAAAATACATGAAATTTGAACCTCTTAATTGTAATTGCTTCCTGTTCTGGATATGGAGTACTTTTGACGAATGATTGAGAGGATAAGTGAAACTTCAGAACTCAGgttgtaatatttaaaatgtaCTTGATAAgtgttaaattttattcttctaGACAAAACCAATTGATTGGTCAGTGTAGTTTCCTATTGTGTGGGAACTGCTGAGTAGCTAAACAGGAGTGTTACAAAACTGATCAACACTGACATATAAGAGAAATATTAGTTTTGTTTCATCTGTTGAAGTTGATTGTTACTACTTACTATAGTATGGGAGTTTGCATTGTCAAGTCTTTAgcatttcataaaatttacaGACTTGAATAATTGGTTGCATAttgtttgattattatttttgcttGTGAAGAATCTGAGTCCAGGATTTCTTATGGGAAGCATAAGCTTACAAGTTACTTGAATGAGTGGTTTACTTAATGCTTGGAGTTATTTCTATCCACCAAGTTAACTACCATCACTGAGATATACATGTTGTACAGTAATGGTTTGACTTAGCTGTAAGGATGTATAAAATCAATGACAAATTTGCTTTGCCATTATAATAAGCTATACCTGTTTCTCTTTGCATTGGTTTGGTCTGAGGGAAATGCATATAGTTTGCCAGAAAAATTTGTTGCTTGAATATCAGGAATATCCAGTTGCATTTCCACTCATACGCATGGGCACTTGGGCAGTTACTCATTACAAGCATTTGTAAGAGGTGATCAAGTGGTGCAGCATTACTGAGTTGATATTTagaattgtaatatttttaaaccatacatgttaaattgtagcattGACATTGAAATACATATTTCATACGGACTAGAATTCCTGTTGATGGGTTTGGACTCTGGCGTCATAGGTGTCCATCTTTTATGCAATAAGCCTCATCGATAAACTATTTTTAGATGATGATgccttttccccttttttttgtcttcataAATCCATCGCATCTGAGTTTTGTCATTTGCCTCTAGCTTCCAAATAGGGATGGGAATAGGTCAGGTCAGGCTTTGAaaggcctgagcctagcctacgatGAATTTTTTAGGCCTGAGCCTgacctatagcctatcaaaggcttttattttggttcggcttaacctttttaaaagcctagtcTGGCCTGATAgtctttttaaaagtcttcttcacattaaatcttttttaatattCCTTTGCTATGGAGTAAGTAGGAAcgtaatagaaaaattaaaggaaaaagaaacgTTAACAGGaagccaataaaaataatgaggaatataaaggggcacatgactcacacctaaattgtaattaaagtcttacttgattataggaatagaagttatgaagcagtaatgtgtaatcaaagtttgatagttccaaaaaaaaattaattgtacccaaaaaataatataagtatatattgatacccaaaaaataatataagtatatatacatatatataggcagGCCTATCAGGCTTgtaaggctttttaataagtctaagcctggtttatttaatataataggcttttaaaaaagcatGAGcctaatcttttaattaaataggtcagttcAGGTCAGGCTTTATGTAGGCCAGGTCGTAGGTCCCTGTAGGCCGGCCTGGCCTATTCTCACCCCTACTTCCAAACTTGACGGTTTATATTCCAACCAATTTCCTTAGATTTCAATTGTCTTGATGACACTTTGGTTTCCTTTTGGACAGATACCTCTGAATTTATTGAAAGACTGCATTGCTCTTCAGAACATATCACTGCATGGTAATCCTATATCAATGGATCAATTTCAGCAGGTACGAtcttgttttgtattttttttttccttctctattTTTCTGCTAAATCTTTAGAAATATTCAATTCTCAATACAAATGAACTATTGATGAATGCTCTAGATGGAGGGGTTTCAAGAGTTTGAAGCAAGGAGGAAAAAGAAGTTTGACAAACAAATTGATTCAAATGTGATGATCGGTTCCAAAGGTCTTGATGAGGGTGTTGATCTATGAAGTGATCTTAGGCTTGTTGATGGGGTCTTTCAGTTGTACATTTGGATGAGCTTTTGGATGTAGCGTGGAATACAAATCCATGCCTTTTATTTCACAGATGAAATAAGTTTGTGGGGATCCTTGTGTCACGTtgtatattattgttttttttttgttaccctATCCAAGTTTGCCTACAAATGTGCTGGATTGTAGATGCAGGCATTATACAGCACTAGACTAAATTTCCCTATATGGTATTTGAAGTCATTTTGTTGATAATGATATATGTATCTCAGCAGCTGTAAATTAAAAAGGCATTGCATTCTTTGCCCCATTAATTGTTAGGAAtaattcaaagttttaaaaagctGTAAACTGGTAGTTATAAGGTTGGTTAAGTTTGTTTTCTTATAACCAACAAGTAGTTACTATTAACCTGCTATATAAGCAAGGTTCCTACTGTAATCAATTGAGAAGTGAATAAgcaattcaattcattttttctgTAAAAGTGTAATAGTTAACATGGTATCTAGAGCTTATACGAACCTGACCTGTGAAGATTAGAAAGAGGGAGAGCAAACTTATGTTGACACCAAAAAAACTGAGGGAAACCCTTCttcttgagattttttttttgagaactGTGATTTGTGAGTGATTCTTCATTGTTTTCACCATCATATTTGTGATTGTGGTGGCTGAGTGGGGTTCTTGGTAGTCAAGAACGCGTGTAGAGGAACCTCTGAGATAGCAGTTGTGTATAG encodes the following:
- the LOC114409681 gene encoding plant intracellular Ras-group-related LRR protein 7-like, whose protein sequence is MGCFASKNADTKASRAARWRSTGIVALRDSKLKTFPDEILELDTSVRTLDLTHNRIVDIPVEISKLINVQRLILAENLIERLPVNLGKLQSLKLMNLDGNRITSLPDELGQLVRLERISISGNLLTSLPATIGSLRNLVLLNVSNNKLQSLPESVGSCFSLEELQANDNLIEDLPSLVCNLSHLKSLCLDNNNVKQIPLNLLKDCIALQNISLHGNPISMDQFQQMEGFQEFEARRKKKFDKQIDSNVMIGSKGLDEGVDL